From Zea mays cultivar B73 chromosome 3, Zm-B73-REFERENCE-NAM-5.0, whole genome shotgun sequence:
GTACTCGTGGGTTCTCCTCGCTCCTCAATCTTCGTGCCTGGGCGCGGCGTTCGCGGGATCTAGGCGCGGGACAGTGCCCCCGACGATCGATGGCGCGGGCGACGCTCCAGTGTTGGGCACAACAACAGGCATCTAGCTGCCTCACCGTAGATGAAACATACCAAGCGGCGGCGACATAGCGGGGGCGGGGgtcaggtgttgaggaggaggcgGAGGAACTCCGCtacggtgaggctgacagcgcggTGGTGAAGCTGTGTTAGGGTTTAGGTGGAGGAGAACCTGCATCTCGCGGGGATCCAGGGCTGGCGGGGCTAGCGTCACCGAGGGTGGGTGTTGCGGTTAGGGGCGTGGACGGGGGCGGGGTCCTAGGAGGCAGGCTCGCGTTGATGGCGGATCGACGTTGATGGCGGGGAGCAGAGGGGAGGAGGGTGAGGGATCCGCGGCGCGATAACCAGActtggcagaaccgtgcaccaaagtgactgtggacgcctacactccgTTCTTAAGGAATAGTAGAGAATAGTGGATAGTGTCAGTATGGATTCAGATATTCTATCTACTAGCATCTACTGACGATTAATCTATTTTGGATTTGGATCTATGCAAGAGATGCAATGGCTCATCACTGAACCGGGTGCCTAGCTCTCTTGGAATTTGGTGCAATTTGGAGTCTGTTGCTACTGTGTCGGTCTCGATTCTCTAGCACGTTGTTTAATTccacttttcttcttcttctcacgcGTGCAGCACCGAGGATTAGTGTGTTGCCGTCAGAGGAGAACATGGAGTACTTCAGTGTCATGATCCTTGGCCCTACGCAGTCACCCTATGAAGGTGTTTCCTCATTTATGATTGGCTTCACTTGGCGTCATGTTTGTATGAATAGTATGTGTGCTTCTACGTTGTGGAATGTGCATTCGATATGTTGTTACTTGTTAGTGTGTTCTCATCCTTATGCGCTCATATGCCTCATTGTTTTTGGAGAATTCACGAATGAATGTGGGTTAGAGTTAGTATGGATACAAGGCACTAAACAAGCACCTTCATATCCATTCATATGTGTTAAGTGCTAGTTCAAGGCCTTAGAGTCTAGACCTCTTAGTGTACCTGGTTTTATCAGTGTGGCTTTATGTATCTAAAAATTATGTCTAGCTAAAAGTACCTGCTCACTTCAATATATACAAGTAATTTAAATGACTCTTGTTAGGTTTATGTTGGTGGCATATGACTAATCTGCCCATGACATAATCCTGATAAATATAGCTATCATCAGTGTCGGAGCGCAACATAAAAGTGAGGTATGGAcgagaaaaaaataataaaaggAGGAAAAATACTATGGAAGACAAGATATGAACTCAAAGCCTATCTGATACGAATGGTACACAATAACCACTACACTACATATCTCTTTAGGTATGGTAGTTGTCGTAGTTCGCCATAACGGGGTTTTCGCCATTAACTATCATTCAATTTAATGGTATCCATATAATACAAAGAATCCTTTGTTATCTTCTCTGTTCAATAAGAGGTGTGTGGATAATTATTAGGATGTAAAATAGTGACAAGTTTCCATATAATGATTGCATGTTGCCTTCTTTTGATTATTAGTTCATACCTAGTTGCATGGTCTAGGAAATGCATTACATGACCTACTCTTTTATACCCTATGTTTTCATTTTATGTTACGCCACAAAGTTAACTATGAAGTTATTCCACTTCCACAAATATTTTAAAATGTACTTTTATGCCCTTTTAAACCATTATGTCTCTTATACAGTGGTCTCCTCTGGTTGAAATTGCTGAAACTCGTTAGATCCCTCCTATGTTGATTGAAAGATACAATACAACACTCAGTGAAGGAGCAACCCTTTGTGGGATCTTTTGAGACATACACTAGGCTTGGGCAAAGTTTGACAACTCATTTTCACCTGCATTTTGAAAAATGGTAAACCACAAAAAAACTTTTCTTTGTACATTTGTGATTAGTCTTAAAAGTTGAAATGAGATACTAGTTGTGATGAACATGGCGCTTACTTGGTATCTCAATGTTTTCCTTTTTGACATGGCGCTTCATATAGTCACGGGAATGACCCTTGGTCCTTGGGACCCACCGGTCAGTGAGCGTGCTGAGGAAATAGCCCTGGTCGCTTTGGCCCGTTAGTCCGTCGGAAGAGACATGTGCGCCAACCTTAGAAGGATCTGTCCCCCCGTCGAACCCCGCAACACCGAGCTCAGGGTCGGACATGGCAAAGCCTAACAAGGGAAACCGGGCGTATCGGAAGGGagccactcgagtggatcccaAGATCGGCCCAGACTGACCTGCCATAAATAACTGGCCGCATTAACCACACCTGGCACCGAGCCACAACATTGGCGCTGGTCtgcttcccactcatgacctacggacCTCGGGCCACATAGCGTTCATGACCTATGAGCCCCCGAACTATGACGCATTAAAGGCTCGCACACCCCTCGGTTTGCGACACACTTATGACCTATCAGATTAGGCCTGAGTGCGCAGACCTCTCGTAGGGCACTACACGACGGGTTGTGCCGAGCCCCAAGCTACAAAAGCCAGGGGTCAGCATAGCCAAAATGACGACGCCTAGGACCATCACCGTCCCCACGGCATCTGCCACAATAAATACGAGACGGCCAGACAACCTCAGGCCCCACGAGTATGTGTAGCCTCACCTGGAGTAAAATGCTAGTTCTACCCCTGTCTTACGGCTCCTTCCCAGGGAAGCCACAGCTGACCGACTCTTGTCctggcctataaaaggaagagacCAACCTCCGGGCAGGGGGGTTGAGGAGATAACTCTCGAAGACAACCGGATGCCTTTAGATGGAGACGAACCCACAAAGACGAACATGAGGAGGAGCACTGGCGAGGACCAGGAGGTCGGAGCCCCaccaagccaagacttagctacTCCCTCTGGTGTACTATTAGTTGTCGttttagataagaattgagtCAAACTTACaaaattttgactacaaataactattttATTATTTAGTTTTCAAACCTAATGTTTATATGCACAGATTTTTCTTAAcaagtacttttataaaagtataaatgtattaagagtttatttatattttaacaaaaaaacatcagtcaaagttatattttggagaccgtgtcactgtcctaaacgacaactaataTAAAACCGGAGGGAGTAGGACTCCACCTTGCAGCTTTTTAGCTCCACTTCCACCTATATAATAGATCTGgtagcctctcctccctctctcgactGCTTGTAACCCATACTACgagtttgatcatcaatggtgtcGGTAGCGCAAGCCACCAATGATTGGAAGTAGGGACATTCTGTttgaaccagtataaatcttgcgccctCCGCGCATACCATCTGGAGCCCAGAACACGTACAATAAATTTAATTGTCGGAGCGAGGTACAAAACATCGACATATATCTAAGTTGTACTTTGAGAACTAAGTTATGTGCTATCTCTATAAATGCATGTACAATTGTTATTTATTCAATAGTAGTGACTTTTGGCTTCAATCTTAATATCTCACATGTGCTTCATTTTTAGAAATATATAGTGCCTTTGCGGAGGCATATCATGACTTCCTTATAGTGTAAAGGACTGTTGGTTTGTGGCCACTTTAACTAAAGTTAGTTGTTAAAATTGAATAACTAATCTTAGTTAAAAAATGATAAAGTATTAACCAAACAGTCCAAAACTGTCAGCAATCCACTGCCCAAGCCTTTCAGCAACGCCTGGTCGCCGCCGATCCCAAAAGGCTGCCATCTTTTTCCTGAAAACCACGAGCAGTTCACTACCCATCCGCCATAGTCCGAAAGTTACCAAATCCTCCTGCGAGGCCCCAGCACCGAATGCCCCAGCACAACAAGGCGGCGTCGTTTGAGAGGAAGCGGCTAGAGGACCTGCTGCCGGGCTAGATGACGGAAGTGGCGGGACGCCCCGGGACGTCGGGCGGCCTGGCGCTGCGGGCGGGCCAGTTCGTCTTCGCCGCCGCGTCCATCTGCGCCATGGCCTCCGCGCCCGGGTTCACCAACTACACAGCCTTCTGGTACCGTCCCAGACTGTTTGCTCTGGTCGTGAACATTTTGACCTCTGTTCCCGTATCTGCATGTAGGATCATAGTGTGGTGGTCATGGGATTGTGATCTGCTCCGTATCTGCATGTAGCTTGATTATTTTGCCTGATTACTTGCTTTGTTGTCTGCGTTGAACTACCTGCCGTGTGGTTGGATATGGACAACCCTATGGAGTGTGGACATCTTATTCATAACAAATAGTGCCACATATACTTTTTTTTGCAAGATACCTTGTTTATCGATGCAGTCTGTGAATTTGAGGAAATAGAAATGAAAACATGTGTTTACCTTAAACATTGGTACCCAACCAGCATTCCTGCAAATTGCCAGCAGTGAGGCTATGAGTTGATTGACCATTACTAGGATGTCCCCATTTTGCAGTATGTACGTACATTCACAAGAACTACTGATCAACACTTCACCATTTTTCTCTTGTAGTCATCAGCTTGAAGATTAATCATTGTTAACTATAGGAACTAGGAAGGCAAATGTGTAGTTCATTCCAACTATTTCATTATTTTGTACATCATGTTCCATTTCATTCAGCTTGATGAATGGAGTTTCTTTCATCTCTGTTAGGTGTAGAAATTGGCTATACAATGCATCTGTTCATTTATGGCTTGGTTTTCAACTGCATAACCCATCTTTGCCGCTTCTACCAAATTTCAGCTACTTGGTTGCATCTATGGGACTACAAGCACTATGGAGCTTGGGGCTTGGATGTCTTGATTACTATGCCTTGACATTGAGAAGAGATCTTCAGCAAGCTCTTCTCATGAGCTTATTTGTTGTTGGCGATTGTGTAAATTATTTAAGGCCACCTTTTATCCATGTTGTTCATCACTGAACCTCGTTTGTTTCTGCTACCATCCGAAGTTATCAATTACTGCATCCTACAACTAAATTGCCTCTTTTTTTTTGTAGAATTTTCAATCTATAAACCTTATCACCTGTATGTATAATATTCCTGCAGTACTTGGAAACATGTTGAGCATTCCACGCATTCATGCTTTATTTCGTTTCTGTTCATGTTTCACATTATATATTACATAAGTGACTGTAAAATTATCCCATTTCTGTTCGATTGTTGCAGACATGTAAAATATCAGGCATACTGTTATACCTAGCACTACCTAGCTTTACATGGCCATGAAGTTGAAGCATCTTTTCCTAGTTTTGTTAGTATTTTTTTCTGTCACCTTGATCAGTACCAATTTGAGCCTGCCTGCCTGAAACATATGTGAAGTTGTGAACTCCAAGTAATTTCTATCACTTTTACATGGATTTTTTTTGAATGGTAGCATCAAATACATAATCATATTGGCATTGTTTTATGGAGCACATTACATCTCTGATATTGAACTTTTGAAATGTGGCTTCGTGAAGTTCTGACTGACTGCACTATATACGATGCAGGTGACAGCAATTCTTTCGTTTGCTGCTGCATGCTCAGCTGCAGGCGTAGTTGTGCTTTTCGAAAGGGATGCGTACTTGTGCAGAAGGGATCCTCAACTCCCTTGTGGAAGATTCGAGGTTGCTGCTGCATTTGCATTTCTTTGCTGGACGTTTAGTGCTGCATCCGCTCTGGTAATGTCTTGGCTGCTTGCCTCCTTGTGAATAGTGATCTTGTGTAAGGTGTCTGTAATGCTCTCTTTGTATATCTCGAGCATGCTCTCTCATTGTACACATGCTCATTTTGTGTGTGGGCAGACCACACGCTAGAAATTGTGTTTGGTTGGATGTATAAGGAGGGATGGAAATGGGCGGCtataatttctatagtgtttgGATGAGAGTCAAGTGAGGACGAGGTAAATCGGAGTAATTTTTTTGTTGCAGCGTGATCCTAAAAAATTAAGGGGATGGTGTCGTTTCCAACTCATCTTACTTTGacgtcaaaccaaacacatcctaaAATTTCTTGGACTTGAGTTACGTGAGCTCTTCTTACACGAATATATGTTTGGTTTTGCCATTTTGCCCATCCACAAGCATTTGTTTCTAATGCTTTCGACAGCTTTGTTGCTGGGGGAATATACCTGGTCACGGAATCATCTGCTTGTGATACCTGTACGTTACACATCTGCATAGACTTGGCGATTGCTGCTCTTCTTGAACCACAGATTCCCCATTACAGTTTCGAACTCGTTGCCATGAGAATGACACATCGAACGTATATTACCCATTTTCTTCTAGAAAGCGTTGCAGAAGTCCGTGGATGATTTAATACGATAGGGACATTGAGATCTAGCTGGCTGGTCTTCTAAAGGGCACAAAGACAGGGAttgccaaaaaaaaaaaaaaaaaaaaaaaaactgtaCGATCGCCTCAGGGTAGGCAATTATCCCAAAAAGAAATAGGGGAAAGGGATACAAATTTATACTGTTGGTTTTCGTAGTCAGTCCTTTGCACGCGTGTCTCCAGGCCATATTATATACGAACCTATGGGGGAAAATAATTGGAGCGGTCTAATTTCAATCCACATAATTTCTGAGGCTCGTGGAAGGACAAGTAGCACAATATGAAACCCCTAAATCTGGGTCCTCGTTTTGTTGGCTACAATTGCATGACTGACTATTTCACTGGCTCAGAACCAATAAATCCATCACTCTTTCTAGACTATATTAGAATGATTTAAAGagaagacgacgacgatgatAGAAACAGTCGACATCGTACAGCATCCCATGCATAAATGCCATGTTCCAGCAAATTTTTTTTAAAATGATTCCAACGTTTTATTCAAACTGAAAACACAATTCTACAGGTAGGAGTCGGGACTCAAGTGCCGGAGCACCTAGCTCTATACTCAGTTGCTCACCACTAGCCTGCTCCTGCCAAAATTATTTTTAAAATTAAAGAAAGTACTAGTAActaatagggtgtttggtttaagAAATAAGCTAGTCTATCTTCTCAAAACACAAGGAATAAGATCAACccatcaaatttaagaaatagatTCACGATACACCAccttatgctggatgaagtaattCCTcaactcaaaccaaacacactctaaGAGTTAGAGGCCACGGAAAAGATAGCAGATTGACAGTATATTCATTGGTACAAGGTTTGCATCACCACAATTCTCCGGAAGAGCATTTAGCACACAAACATTACTGCTGAAGGTTACTTTGGACCACGTTTTTTTAACTTATTCTTCCTATTGTATTGAACTTCTGCAGATCAATGGTCCAAAACCTCCAAGCTCAGTATATCACAATGACTCTGAAATATGATTGACACTCAAGTACTAAACTTTTCAACAAAGAACAAGATACATTGTCAATAGTTTTTAGCAAGCGAATACGTATGATTGACACTCAAGTACTAAACTTTTCAACAAAAAACAAGATACATTGTCAATAGTTTAACAAGAGACCAAGTATGAAGCTGTTTGCATTAGATCGAAGATACCAAGCAATATCG
This genomic window contains:
- the LOC100216709 gene encoding CASP-like protein 5B1, whose product is MTEVAGRPGTSGGLALRAGQFVFAAASICAMASAPGFTNYTAFCYLVASMGLQALWSLGLGCLDYYALTLRRDLQQALLMSLFVVGDCVTAILSFAAACSAAGVVVLFERDAYLCRRDPQLPCGRFEVAAAFAFLCWTFSAASALVMSWLLASL